In Labrys monachus, the genomic stretch ATCTGCGGAAGCGGGGCCTCACCGGCATCTCCTCGGGCGATCCCATCAACGTCTCCGGCTATGCCTTCAAGCTGATGATGGAGGAACTGACCGGCAAGCGGAAGGTGAGCGTCCACAACATCGAATATCCGCTGCCCTGGGTGCCGGCCGACAAGGTCAAGGTCTGCGCGGGCGACAAGTTCGAGGATGGCTGCAATGCCTTCCCGGCCGACAAGGTGCCGGACAGCTTCAACACGGAAGTGTTCGATCCGGTGCTGACGCCGGAGCTTTCGCTCACCTCCGCGCTCAACGGCACGCCGACGCCGGGCGCCACCATCCAGCCGCTGCCCGGCGATATCGTCAGGCAGGCGCCCGACGTGCCCGGCATCAATTGCGGCAAGTGCGAAGCGCCGGCCGACCTGTTCAAACTGACCAAGGTGCAGGCGACGGTCCAGCCCTGAGCGGGCCGCCGCCCTGCGTCGTGCATCCCTGCGCTGCGGCCCCTGACGGGCCGCAGCGTTCCCGCGAGAAGGAAGCGCTCCCATGACCATCCCCGTCTGCGCGCCGGCCCGGCCCGCCGGCCGCAAGCCCCGCCTCGACCTGCCGGCCGGTGCCGTGGATTGCCATTTCCACGTCTTCGGCCCCGAATCCGCCTATCCCTACGCCCCCGGCCGGAGCTATACGCCGCCGGACGCGCCCCTCCTCGCCTATGAGGAACTCGCCGGAACGCTCGGCTTCTCGCGCGGGGTGATCGTGCAGCCGAGCGTGTACGGCCTCGACAACCGCCGGACGCTGGAGGCGGTGCGGCGGAGCCGGCTGCCGATGCGGGCGGTGGTGGTGCTCGACCCCGAAATCTCCGACGCCGAGCTCGAGGCGCTGCACCGCCAGGGGGCGAGGGGCGTCCGGTTCAACCTGCTCTTCAAGGCCGGCCTGACGATCGAGGCCGCGGGCCGCCTCGCCGAGAGGATTCGTCCCCTCGGCTGGCATCTCCAGTTCCTCGCCGACGTCTCGGCGATCGAAGACCTCGCCGGCCTCGTCGCCGGCCTCGGCGTGCCCGCTGTCTTCGACCATCTCGGCCATGTGCCGGCCGCCAAGGGGATTGCCGATCCCGGCTTCCAGGCGCTCCTCGGCCTGGTCCGCGAGGGACGAGCCTGGGTGAAGCTCTCGGGCAGCTATCGCGTGACGGGACGCCGTCACACGCCCTATGACGATGCCGCGCCCTTTGTCTCGGCGCTCGTCGAGGCGGGCCCGCACCAGCTGCTGTGGGGAACCGACTGGCCGCATCCCTCGATCGGGGTGCCGATGCCGGACGATGCGGATCTCGTCGACATGTTCGGCGAGTGGGTGACCGACGAGGCGCTGCGCCAGGGCATCTTCGTCGACAATCCCGAACGGCTGTATGGTTTTGCCGAGGCGTGAGCCCCTCTCTGGCCGCCATGCCTTACGGCAACGGCGCGCCCAGCCGGGCGGAACCGGTGCGCTCACGCAAAATTGCGAAGACGCGAGGCCCGATCGCAGGGCAGGAGTTCCTTGCGTCACTGCGCCGCCCGCGGGCCCCGATGAGGGGGACTGTGGCGGCGCGCCATTCTGCCATTTGCCTGGAGCGTTCGAGATGACCAATCCGCCCGACTACACGCCGCCGAAGGTCTGGACCTGGAACAAGGAGAGCGGCGGGCGATTCGCCAACATCAACCGCCCGATTTCCGGACCGACGCACGAGAAGGATTTGCCGGTCGGCCGCCATCCGCTCCAGCTCTATTCCCTGGCGACGCCCAACGGCGTCAAGGTCACGGTGATGCTGGAGGAGCTCCTGGCCCTCGGCCATGGCGGCGCGGAATACGATGCCTGGCTGATCAAGATCGGCGACGGCCAGCAGTTCGGCAGCGGCTTCGTCGGCGTCAATCCCAACTCCAAGATCCCGGCGCTGATGGACCGCAGCGGCCCGAAACCGATCCGCGTGTTCGAATCCGGCGCGATCCTGCTCTATCTCGCCGAGAAGTTCGGAGCGTTCCTGCCCGCCGACATCGGCACGCGCGCCGAATGCCTGTCCTGGCTGTTCTGGCAGATGGGCAGCGCGCCCTATCTCGGCGGCGGCTTCGGCCATTTCTATGCCTATGCGCCGACGAAGATCGAATATGCGATCGATCGCTTCGCCATGGAGACCAAGCGCCAGCTCGACGTGCTCGACCGGCGCCTCGCCGACAATGCATATCTGGCCGGCAGCGACTACACCATCGCCGACATCGCCGTCTGGCCCTGGTATGGCGGCCTCGTCAAGGGATGGCTCTACGAAGCGGCGGAGTTCCTCTCGGTGCAGGACTACAAGAATGTCCAGCGCTGGGCCGACACGATCGGCAGCCGGCCGGCAGTGCAGCGCGGGCGTATGGTCAACCGCACCTTCGGCGAGCCGTCGAGCCAGCTGCACGAGCGCCACGACGCCGGCGATTTCGATACGAAGACGCAGGACAGACTGGCGGCCGGGAGCTGAATGGCGGCGCATGGGATGACGCAAAAAGAGCGATGGTCCTCCCGACCGAAGCCATCGCTGTCTTGAACCGTGTGCGCCGATCGCCTAATCTCAGAGGCGACAATCGTTTCCGCAGGATGTGCGCCGCCATGGATTTCCACCCGATCGCAATGCCGATTTGCCTTGCTTCCGGGGATTTTGCCGTCCATGTCCGCCTCCATCGTGCTGTCCGATCTTTCCTGGTCCACGCCTGACGGCCGGCCGCTCTTCTCCCATCTCGATCTCACTTTCGGCGCCGAGCGGACTGGCCTCGTCGGCCGCAACGGCGTCGGCAAATCGACGCTCCTGGCGATGATCGCCGGCGAGAGGCAGCCCCGATCCGGGACGATATCCGTCGGCGGCAGCTTCGGCCTGCTGCGCCAGAGCGTTCGGGCGGAGCCCGGCGAGACGATCGCCGGGCTGTTCGGCGCGACCGAGGCGCTCGCCGTGCTGCGGCGGGCGGAGGCGGGGGAGGCCGATGCGGACGAGATCGCCGCCGCCGACTGGATGCTGGAGACCCGCATCGCCGCCGCGCTCGCAAAAGTGGGCCTCGACGCGGCGGCGCAGACGCCTCTCGCCGCGCTGTCCGGCGGGCAGCGCACCCGCGCCGGGCTCGCAGCCCTCGTCTTCGGGGAGCCCGACTTCCTCATCCTGGACGAGCCGACCAACGATCTCGACCGGGACGGCCGCGCCGCCGTGATCGAGCTCGTCGCCGGCTGGCAGGCGGGCGCCATCATCGTCAGCCACGACCGGGAACTGCTGGAGACCGTCGACGCCATCGTCGAGCTGACCTCGCTCGGCGCCACCCGCTATGGCGGCAATTGGAGCGGCTATCGCGAGCGCCGCGCGGTCGAACTCGCCGCCGCCCGGCACGACCTCGCCGCCGCCGAGAAGCGCGCCGGCGCTCTTGCCGATGCCGCGCAATTGTCGGCCGAACGGCAGGCCCGCAGGGACGGCGCCGGCAGGCGGCAGGCGGCGAAGGGCGGCGTGCCGCGCATCGCCCTCGGCGGGGCAAAGCAGCGCAGCGAGGCGACGGGCGGCGAAAAGGCGCGGCTCGCCGAACGCCGGCGTAGCGAGGCGCTGGAGGCGGCGGCCGCCGCGCGCGGCAGGATCGAGGTCCTCGAGGCCGTCTGCGTCAGGCTGGCGCCGACGGGACTGCCGCCGAACAGGATCGTGCTGGCGCTCGACCGCGTGACGGCCGGCCATGTGCCGGGCAAGCCGGTCCTCCTCGACCTGTCCTTCACCGTCACCGGGCCGGAGCGCATCGCCGTGACCGGCCCCAACGGCGCAGGCAAGACGACGCTGCTCGCGCTCGTCGCCGGCACGCTCGCGCCCTGGCGCGGGACAATGCGGGTCACGACCGCGCCGGCCATGCTCGACCAGCGGGTGAGCCTGCTCGATCCGGCGATGTCGATCCGCGACAATTTCCGGCGCATCAACCCGCAGGCGGATGAGAATGCCTGCCGCGCGGCGCTCGCCCGCTTCATGTTCAGGGCCGATGCGGCGCTGCAGATGGTGGCGACGCTGAGCGGCGGGCAGATGCTGCGCGCCGGCCTCGCCTGTGTCCTCGGCGGATCGGCGCCGCCGGGGCTGCTCATCCTCGACGAGCCGACCAACCATCTCGATATCGAGGCGATCGCCGCCGTCGAGGCGGGATTGCGGGCCTATGACGGGGCGCTCCTCGTCGTCAGCCATGACGAGGCGTTCCTGGACGCCATCGGGATTTCGCGCCGGCTGGAGCTCTCCGCCGATCGCGGATAGCGGCAAGGCGGCGGCGGGCCGGGGCGGAATTGACACCCATCGCTCCCACGACTATTCCTACCTCATTGTCCTACCAATAGAATTTGGCCTTCCAACCGGCAAATGACATGAATGACGACAACGCCGCCTATTGGCGGCGCAACCTGATCGTGTGCCTTTTCGGCTCCTTCTCGACGATCGTGGCGATGACGCTGATGCTGCCGTTCCTGCCGCTCTATGTGGAGCATCTCGGCGTGACGGGGCATGCGGCGATCGTGCAATGGTCCGGCATCGCCTACAGCGCCACCTTCTTCGCCGCCGCCCTGGTGGCGCCGCTGTGGGGGCGTCTCGGCGATCGCTACGGCCGCAAGTCCATGCTGGTGCGGGCGAGCCTCGGCATGGCCGTCACCATGTCGCTCATCGGCTTCTCCGCCAATATCTGGCAGCTCGTCGGCCTCCGGCTGCTGGCGGGGCTGGCGGGCGGCTATTCGTCCGGATCGACCATCCTCGTCGCGATGCAGACGCCCAAACACCGGTCCGCCTGGGCGTTGGGCGTGCTCTCCTCCGGCATCATGGCCGGCAACCTGATCGGCCCGCTGGTCGGCGGTCTCCTGCCGCCGCTGATCGGCATCCGCGAGACCTTCTGGTTCGCCGGCGCCTTCATCTTCGTCGCCTTCGTCGCGACGGTGTTCCTGATCCGGGAAACGCCGCGCCGGACGCAGGAGAGGAAGGCGCAGCCGCGCGGACGATGGGCGGACATCCCCAACAAGGGCGCCGTCTTCGCCATGCTGGCGACGGGCCTCCTGCTGATGTTCGCGACCATGTCGATCGAGCCGATCATCACCGTCTATGTCCGCACGCTGGTGGCGGACGAGGGCCAGGTGACCTTCATCGCCGGCTTGGTGATGTCGGCGGCGGCGCTCGGCAGCATCCTGTCGGCCTCGCAGCTCGGAAAGCTCGCCGACCGCATCGGCCATTCCACCGTCATCATCCTGGCGCTCACCGTCTCGGGCCTGCTGCTGATCCCGCAGGCCTTCGTGACGGCCGGCTGGCAGCTGATCGGCCTGCGTTTCCTGATGGGTCTCGCGCTCGGTGGCCTGCTGCCCTGCATCGCCGCCGTGATCCGCCACAACGTTCCCGACCATTTCGCCGGCGCCATCCTCGGCTATTCGATATCCTCGCAATTCGCCGGCCAGGTCGCGGGGCCTCTCGTCGGCGGCTTCATCGGCGGCCATGCCGGCATGCCGGCGGTGTTCCTCGGCACCTGCATCCTCATGCTGGCGGGGGCCGCCTATAATGTGTGGGCCATCGGGTTTTCGAAACCGCATCCGGCGATGCGCTGACGCCGCGCCGGGGGCGAGGCGGGCTGCCGTGTTGCCTTGCGCACCACCTCGACCTTGCCGGACCGGGCACAAATCCCTTTGGCCGGTCATTGCTCGGAATGCGGTGGGAAGCTATCTTTCGGGCATGGGGAGTCCAGCCGAAAAAGCACGACGCATGGAACTTCGCCGCGGCGCTGGCCAGCGCCGCTGGCGGCCCGCCATGCCACCCGCCTATCACCGCGGCGCGCCCTATCGGGTGGCCCATGCCTGCTTCGAGTGCCGGATCTCCTTCAAGATCGACGTCGATATCCGGAGTTCGGATCCCGCGGACAAGCCCTGTCCTCATTGCGGCGCCCGGCTGCACTGGATGGGGCGTTCCTTCAAGCCTCCGGGGAAACGGAACATCGCGCAATGGCGCAAGGTCGAAGCCCTGTGGCGGGCGGGGTTCCGGTTCTCGAGCTATCGCAGCCATCCCGAAGCGGAGCCGATGCCGGAGAAGCCGGGACAGGTACCGGATTTCGTGGTGCGCAACCCCAGCCATCCGTTTCGGCGCAAGTGAGGCGATCGCGCGCCCTCGCCATCACTCCGGCAGGGTCTCGAAGACGGCGAGGCCCGGCGGGATCGTCGCCCAGTCGGGGCGACCGCGCGTGAAGATCGCCACCGTGGGACGGAAGGCGGAGGGGTCGTCCAGCGAGCCGGCATAGATCGTATGCGAATCGTCCTTGCCGACCTCGCCGCCGAAGACGAGGCCGCCGCAGACCGGGCAGGAATTGCGCACTGCCTCGGTTCCCCGCCAGGACGTCGAGCGAAACTGCTGCGTGCGGCCGGTGAACCGCACGGCGCGACTCGAAAAGCCCATGAAGGGAATGAAGCCCGAGCCGGAGGCCTTGCGGCAGTCGGCGCAATAGCAATGGCCGCAAAGATCGGGCTCGCCCTCCGCTTCGTACCGGACGGCGCCGCAGAGACAGCCGCCCGTATGGCGCTTGCCGGATTCGTTCATGGACAAACCTAACCGGATTTCGGAGGGGAGGCGCAAGTCGGCCGAACAACGCCGCCGTCAGCATCTGTGGAAATAGCGATACGTATCGGGCGCGCCCATCCATTTGAAGTCGGGGGTCAGCCCGCCATGCGCCTCGATCCATCCCCTGATGTCGGGCGCATAGCCGCGCCAGAGGAGGGCGGTCGCCTCGGGAAGATGGGCGGTGTGGAATCCGAACCGCGCCTCCGGCGTCACGCAGATATGGCGGCGCGGGATATAGCCGAGCAGCACGGTGCAGGCCGACTGGCAGGGGCCGACGATCCTGACATCGACGCCGCGCGCCGCCAGGCCCTGCCAGCGCTCGGCATAGGCACGCACGCTGCCGCCATGATCGTCGGAAACCTCGACGGTCTCCGCCGCGGCGACGGCCGGCGCGGCCGAGCCGATCGCGACAAGCAAGGCAAGGAGGGCTTTGTTCGACATGCCAGCCTCGGCGGGGGCGGGAGATCGGGGGCTGCGTGCTGCCGCGCCTCCCCGCGTCGCGGCATGGCCGCAATACTATCAGGCCGCGCCCGGGTTCAAAAGTCTACGGATCTCGGCGGCCACCTGCTCCTGCCGGTAGGGCTTCCCGATCCGGGGCAGGTCGAGGCTCCGGCCTTCGGGAAGCTCGGCATAGCCGGTGGCAAGCAGGACCGGCAGGCCCGGACGCAGCCTGCGGGTCGCGTCGGCCAGCTGCGCGCCGTTCATCCGCGGCATCGAATAGTCGGTGATCAGCAGGTCGACGGCGCGCCCGTTCCGCAGGATCTCGAGGGCGGCTTCGCCCGAATTGGCCTCGATGACCGCATGGCCGAGATCCTCGAGCATGTCGACCGTGCTCATCGCGATGAGCGCGTCGTCGTCCACCACCAGGATGGTATAGCTCGCCGGGCTGTCGTCGGGCGGCGGGGCGGTTTCCGGCGCCGGTTCCGCCTCCGGTGCCTCCGTCGCCACCGGGAGCCACAATTCGGCCCGGGTGCCGTTGCCGAGCTCGCTCGTCATCCGCAGCGCGCCGTTCAGCTGGATCATCAGGCCGTGGATCATCGAGAGGCCGAGGCCCGTCCCCTTGCCGACTCCCTTGGTCGAGAAGAACGGTTCGGTGGCGCGTCTCAGCGTTTCCCCGGCCATGCCCTGGCCGGTATCGCCGACGATGAGCCGGACATAGCGCCCGGCCGGCAGGTCCTGCGCGGCGGCCGTCTCCGCGGGCTGGAGCGTGATCGAGAGCGATCCGCCGTCCGGCATGGCGTCCCGCGCATTGACCACCAGGTTGAGGACGGCGAGTTCGAGCTGGTTCACATCGACCATCACCGGCGGCAGGCCTGCGGGCAGGTCGAGATGCAGCTCGATTCCCGGCCCGAGCGACCGCTCGATCAGATCGGTCATGCCGCCGACCAGGCCGACGAGGTCCCTGGGCTCGGCTTTCAGGTCCTGCCGGCGGGCGAAGGCGAGCAGCCGCTGCGTCAGCGCCGCACCGCGCCTGGCGCCCTGCAGCGCGCCGTCGATGAGGCGGATGCCCTTGGCATCGTCGGGACTGTGCTTGCGCAGGAGTTCGAGATTGCCGAGCACGACCATCAGCAGGTTGTTGAAATCGTGGGCGACGCCACCCGTCAACTGCCCGATCATCTCCATCTTCTGCACCTGGCGCAGCTGCTCCTCCGTCTTCTGCCGGTGCTCGATCTCGGCCAGCCTGGCGGCGTGCGCCTCCTTCAATTCGGCCGTGCGCTCGGCGACACGTTCCTCCAGCGTTTCGTTGAGCTGCCGGAGCGTCGCCTCCGCCGTCTTGCGCTCGGTGATGTCCGAGGCGACGCCGACGAGCCGGGAGTTCGCGCCCGTCCTGTCGAGCACAAGCCTCGCCCGCAACTCCGCCCAATGGACTGTGCCGTCGGGCCACAGGATGCGGCTTTCCACTGCGAGATCCGTGCCTGTCCGCAGGCTCTCCCCGACGAGGGCGGCGACCCGGGACCGGTCGCCCGGGGGGAGGGCGGCGACGAGGTCGCGATAGGTGAAGGGGGCGTCGGCATCATCCCGCCCGAAGATCGCCCGGCAGGCCGGCGAGGTCGTGAGCTTGCGGGTGCCCAGCGCCAGCTCGATCGAGCCGAGGCGTCCGGCGACGAGCGCGGTCCGCAGCCGTTCCTCGCTCTCATGCAGTTCCTCGATGTGCCCGCGCGCCTCATATTGGCGCTGGCGGCTCTTGAGGGCGGTGCGGGCGAGGCTGATGAAGGTCGCCGGCCGGAACGGCCGTTCCAGGAAGGTGACGTTGCCCAGCAGTTCCGTGAGCCGGACCACGTCCTGGCTGGATTCGGGGCCTCCCCCCCGCAGGGTCAGGATGATGAAGGGCAGGTCGGACCATGCCGGCTGCTCCTTCAGGAAGGCCACGATGTCACGCAGGTCCGCCGAGCGCAGCGCCTCTTCCGTCACGAGCGCGAAGGCGGCATCGTCCCGCAAGGCCTTCCCGAAAGCGGCGGTGTCGGCACAGATGACGGAGGGGATTCTGGCCTCGTCCAGCAGGGCGCTCGCCACCGACGCGTCGCGGCCCAGCGGCGCGTGGATGACCGCCTTGATGGAACCTGCGTTAGGAATGGTCATCGCCCGGATTTTTCAGCTTCAGGAGCGGAGCTGCGTCGCCGACGAAGGTCGGAACCCCGCGCAGAATGCCCTGGAAATCGCTGAGGGGCGCGCCGAGCACCAATCCGTTCCCGCCGATGCTGAACTCGCGGATCGTCTCTTCATGCCGGCCCGTCCGCTTCTTGATGATCGAAACGGCGCGGCGAACCCGCCCCAGCGCCTCGAAATAGCGAAGGAGAATGACGGTATCGGCCAGATAGGTCACATCGACGGGTGCCTTCATGTCGCCGACGAGGCCGTGCTGGGCCACGGTGAGAAAGGTGTTCGCTCCCTGTCGGTTGAGATATTGCATGAGCTCGTGGATGTGGAGAACGAGCGAATTCTCCTCGGGCATGGCCGCCTGGTAGCCGTTGAGGCTGTCGATCACCACCGTCTTGGCCTGCGATTTGCCGACCCGGTCGCGGACGCGATGGGCGAACTCGCCCGGCGACAGTTCCGCGGCATCGACCTGCTCGATGTTCAAGGCGCCGGCATCGCGCATCGCTTCGAGGTCGAAGCCCATCGCGGCGGTCCGGTCGAACAGCAGGCTCAGTTCCTCGTCGAAGATGAAGATGGCGGCCTTCTCGCCCCGCCGGATCGCAGCGGAGACGAACTGCAGGGCGAAGGTGCTCTTGCCCGTGCCTGCCGGTCCGAGGATCAGCGTGCTCGAACCCTGTTCGATGCCGCCGCCGAGCAGCGCATCGAAGCCCGGAATATCGCTCTTCACCTGGTGGCGCGCGAAGCTCGTCCGGTGCTCCGCCGCGACGAGCCGCGGAAACACCATGACGCCGCCGGTCTTGATGGCGAAGTCGTGATATCCGCCCCGAAAGGCCTGGCCGCGATATTTCAGGATGCGCAGGCGCCGGCGTTCGGCGCCGTAGTCGGGCGCCAGCTCCTCCAATTGGACGACGCCGTGCACCACGCTGTGCGCCGTCTTGTCCGACAGTTCCGAGGTCAGATCGTCGAGCAGCAGGATCGTGGTGGAGTGCCGGGCGAAATAATGCTTGAGCGCCAGGATCTGCCGCCTGTACCGCAGCGAGTTCTGGGCGAGAAGGCGGATCTCGGAAAGGCTGTCGATGACCACCCGGCTCGGCCGTACCCGCTCGAACGTCTCGAAGATGAGTTTCGTGGTCTCGCCGAGCTCGAGGTCGGACGAGTAGAGCAGGCTCTGCTCCCGGCCGGCGTCGAACAGGCTTTCGGGCGGCACCAGCTCGAAGATCCCGATATTGTCGTCGAGCGTCCATCCATGCGAGGCGGCGCCCGCCCGCAGCTCGCGCTCGGTCTCCGAAAGCGTGATGTAGAGGCAGCGCTCTCCGGCCCGGGCCCCTTCGAGCATGAAACGGAGCGCGATCGTCGTCTTTCCGGTTCCGGGGTTGCCCTCCAGCAGGAAGGCGTGGCCCCGCGAAAGGCCGCCTCCCAGCACGTCGTCGAGGCCCGGGACACCGATCCGGGCCTTGTCGGGATCGATGCTGTCGGTGTTCATCCTCGGCTCCGGTTCGTTTGCGGCGGGGCGCACGGATCAC encodes the following:
- the yghU gene encoding glutathione-dependent disulfide-bond oxidoreductase, which produces MTNPPDYTPPKVWTWNKESGGRFANINRPISGPTHEKDLPVGRHPLQLYSLATPNGVKVTVMLEELLALGHGGAEYDAWLIKIGDGQQFGSGFVGVNPNSKIPALMDRSGPKPIRVFESGAILLYLAEKFGAFLPADIGTRAECLSWLFWQMGSAPYLGGGFGHFYAYAPTKIEYAIDRFAMETKRQLDVLDRRLADNAYLAGSDYTIADIAVWPWYGGLVKGWLYEAAEFLSVQDYKNVQRWADTIGSRPAVQRGRMVNRTFGEPSSQLHERHDAGDFDTKTQDRLAAGS
- a CDS encoding ABC-F family ATP-binding cassette domain-containing protein, with the protein product MSASIVLSDLSWSTPDGRPLFSHLDLTFGAERTGLVGRNGVGKSTLLAMIAGERQPRSGTISVGGSFGLLRQSVRAEPGETIAGLFGATEALAVLRRAEAGEADADEIAAADWMLETRIAAALAKVGLDAAAQTPLAALSGGQRTRAGLAALVFGEPDFLILDEPTNDLDRDGRAAVIELVAGWQAGAIIVSHDRELLETVDAIVELTSLGATRYGGNWSGYRERRAVELAAARHDLAAAEKRAGALADAAQLSAERQARRDGAGRRQAAKGGVPRIALGGAKQRSEATGGEKARLAERRRSEALEAAAAARGRIEVLEAVCVRLAPTGLPPNRIVLALDRVTAGHVPGKPVLLDLSFTVTGPERIAVTGPNGAGKTTLLALVAGTLAPWRGTMRVTTAPAMLDQRVSLLDPAMSIRDNFRRINPQADENACRAALARFMFRADAALQMVATLSGGQMLRAGLACVLGGSAPPGLLILDEPTNHLDIEAIAAVEAGLRAYDGALLVVSHDEAFLDAIGISRRLELSADRG
- a CDS encoding amidohydrolase family protein gives rise to the protein MTIPVCAPARPAGRKPRLDLPAGAVDCHFHVFGPESAYPYAPGRSYTPPDAPLLAYEELAGTLGFSRGVIVQPSVYGLDNRRTLEAVRRSRLPMRAVVVLDPEISDAELEALHRQGARGVRFNLLFKAGLTIEAAGRLAERIRPLGWHLQFLADVSAIEDLAGLVAGLGVPAVFDHLGHVPAAKGIADPGFQALLGLVREGRAWVKLSGSYRVTGRRHTPYDDAAPFVSALVEAGPHQLLWGTDWPHPSIGVPMPDDADLVDMFGEWVTDEALRQGIFVDNPERLYGFAEA
- a CDS encoding GFA family protein, which produces MNESGKRHTGGCLCGAVRYEAEGEPDLCGHCYCADCRKASGSGFIPFMGFSSRAVRFTGRTQQFRSTSWRGTEAVRNSCPVCGGLVFGGEVGKDDSHTIYAGSLDDPSAFRPTVAIFTRGRPDWATIPPGLAVFETLPE
- a CDS encoding MFS transporter, producing MNDDNAAYWRRNLIVCLFGSFSTIVAMTLMLPFLPLYVEHLGVTGHAAIVQWSGIAYSATFFAAALVAPLWGRLGDRYGRKSMLVRASLGMAVTMSLIGFSANIWQLVGLRLLAGLAGGYSSGSTILVAMQTPKHRSAWALGVLSSGIMAGNLIGPLVGGLLPPLIGIRETFWFAGAFIFVAFVATVFLIRETPRRTQERKAQPRGRWADIPNKGAVFAMLATGLLLMFATMSIEPIITVYVRTLVADEGQVTFIAGLVMSAAALGSILSASQLGKLADRIGHSTVIILALTVSGLLLIPQAFVTAGWQLIGLRFLMGLALGGLLPCIAAVIRHNVPDHFAGAILGYSISSQFAGQVAGPLVGGFIGGHAGMPAVFLGTCILMLAGAAYNVWAIGFSKPHPAMR
- a CDS encoding ATPase domain-containing protein; the encoded protein is MNTDSIDPDKARIGVPGLDDVLGGGLSRGHAFLLEGNPGTGKTTIALRFMLEGARAGERCLYITLSETERELRAGAASHGWTLDDNIGIFELVPPESLFDAGREQSLLYSSDLELGETTKLIFETFERVRPSRVVIDSLSEIRLLAQNSLRYRRQILALKHYFARHSTTILLLDDLTSELSDKTAHSVVHGVVQLEELAPDYGAERRRLRILKYRGQAFRGGYHDFAIKTGGVMVFPRLVAAEHRTSFARHQVKSDIPGFDALLGGGIEQGSSTLILGPAGTGKSTFALQFVSAAIRRGEKAAIFIFDEELSLLFDRTAAMGFDLEAMRDAGALNIEQVDAAELSPGEFAHRVRDRVGKSQAKTVVIDSLNGYQAAMPEENSLVLHIHELMQYLNRQGANTFLTVAQHGLVGDMKAPVDVTYLADTVILLRYFEALGRVRRAVSIIKKRTGRHEETIREFSIGGNGLVLGAPLSDFQGILRGVPTFVGDAAPLLKLKNPGDDHS
- a CDS encoding hybrid sensor histidine kinase/response regulator; its protein translation is MTIPNAGSIKAVIHAPLGRDASVASALLDEARIPSVICADTAAFGKALRDDAAFALVTEEALRSADLRDIVAFLKEQPAWSDLPFIILTLRGGGPESSQDVVRLTELLGNVTFLERPFRPATFISLARTALKSRQRQYEARGHIEELHESEERLRTALVAGRLGSIELALGTRKLTTSPACRAIFGRDDADAPFTYRDLVAALPPGDRSRVAALVGESLRTGTDLAVESRILWPDGTVHWAELRARLVLDRTGANSRLVGVASDITERKTAEATLRQLNETLEERVAERTAELKEAHAARLAEIEHRQKTEEQLRQVQKMEMIGQLTGGVAHDFNNLLMVVLGNLELLRKHSPDDAKGIRLIDGALQGARRGAALTQRLLAFARRQDLKAEPRDLVGLVGGMTDLIERSLGPGIELHLDLPAGLPPVMVDVNQLELAVLNLVVNARDAMPDGGSLSITLQPAETAAAQDLPAGRYVRLIVGDTGQGMAGETLRRATEPFFSTKGVGKGTGLGLSMIHGLMIQLNGALRMTSELGNGTRAELWLPVATEAPEAEPAPETAPPPDDSPASYTILVVDDDALIAMSTVDMLEDLGHAVIEANSGEAALEILRNGRAVDLLITDYSMPRMNGAQLADATRRLRPGLPVLLATGYAELPEGRSLDLPRIGKPYRQEQVAAEIRRLLNPGAA